In Acidiphilium acidophilum, one genomic interval encodes:
- the cydD gene encoding thiol reductant ABC exporter subunit CydD translates to MARDIDRRLIAAGHGARRGLSAAIALGFTAGIAVIVQAFLLARIVSAIVFHDAGLVAERRDLLLLLVLFVIRAALSYGAEIAAYRAAAVVKLSLRRSLLDHLFALGPGYAGGERSADLAATLLDGVEALEPYLARYLPQMALVAMVPLAILAVVLRSDWISALILVVSGPIIPLFMVFIGYRAEAINQRQWRQLLVMSAYFLDAVQGITTLKLFGRARDEIALIGRISDEYRRVTMAGLRVAFLTSAALEFFASLSIALIAVLFGARLIHGDITFFPAFFVLLLVPEFFLPLRGLATHYHARMTAIAAARRIFDVLDATPSVRWGTETLSAGAISIACTGLTVEYTPGVPVLRDITCAFPPGSLTAIVGRSGVGKSSLATALLGFAAPAAGCITINGDIALDTLDRESWWRHLAYVPQTPRLFVGSIADNLRLARPDADAAAMHAALARARLTDVVAALPHGLDTMIGDAGEGLSGGQIQRLALARAFLKDAPLLVLDEATAHLDLETEAELTEAIAALARGRTTIIIAHRLATVRRADRILVLEDGRIVESGTHAELLARAGVYAALIGPGGPGAARSVPEPGAACAT, encoded by the coding sequence ATGGCGCGTGACATAGACCGGCGGCTGATCGCGGCAGGTCATGGGGCGCGGCGCGGGTTGAGTGCCGCCATCGCGCTCGGCTTTACCGCCGGGATCGCGGTCATCGTTCAGGCGTTTTTGCTGGCGCGCATTGTCTCGGCGATCGTTTTCCATGACGCTGGCCTCGTGGCGGAGCGGCGTGATCTGCTCCTGCTGCTCGTTCTGTTCGTCATACGCGCGGCGTTGAGCTATGGTGCGGAGATTGCCGCCTACCGCGCTGCCGCTGTCGTTAAACTGTCCCTCCGCCGGAGTTTGCTCGATCATCTGTTCGCGCTCGGACCCGGTTATGCCGGGGGTGAGCGCAGCGCCGATCTCGCGGCCACCCTGCTCGATGGTGTCGAGGCACTCGAACCCTATCTTGCGCGCTATTTGCCGCAGATGGCGCTCGTCGCGATGGTACCGCTCGCGATCCTGGCAGTGGTGCTGCGATCTGACTGGATCAGTGCGCTGATCCTTGTGGTCAGCGGCCCGATCATTCCGCTGTTCATGGTCTTCATCGGCTACCGGGCCGAAGCGATCAACCAGCGGCAATGGAGGCAACTCCTGGTGATGAGCGCATATTTTCTCGATGCGGTGCAGGGCATCACCACGCTCAAACTTTTCGGTCGGGCGCGCGACGAAATCGCTCTGATCGGGCGGATCTCCGATGAGTACCGCCGCGTCACCATGGCAGGGCTTCGCGTCGCCTTTCTCACCTCGGCAGCGCTGGAGTTCTTTGCGTCGCTCTCGATCGCGCTGATCGCGGTGCTGTTCGGCGCACGGCTGATCCATGGCGACATCACCTTCTTTCCGGCATTCTTCGTATTGCTGCTGGTGCCTGAGTTCTTCCTGCCGCTGCGCGGTCTCGCCACACATTACCACGCGAGGATGACCGCGATTGCCGCCGCCCGCCGCATCTTCGACGTACTCGACGCCACTCCCTCGGTGCGCTGGGGGACGGAAACGCTCTCCGCCGGTGCCATCTCGATCGCCTGCACGGGCCTCACGGTCGAATATACCCCCGGTGTCCCGGTGTTGCGCGATATCACATGCGCGTTTCCCCCGGGCTCCCTCACGGCCATCGTCGGGCGATCGGGTGTCGGCAAATCAAGCCTCGCCACGGCCTTGCTTGGTTTTGCAGCCCCCGCCGCGGGCTGTATCACGATCAATGGCGATATCGCGCTCGATACGCTGGATCGGGAGTCGTGGTGGCGTCATCTCGCCTATGTACCGCAGACACCGCGGCTGTTCGTCGGCAGCATTGCCGACAATTTGCGCCTTGCGCGGCCCGATGCCGATGCTGCGGCGATGCACGCCGCCCTCGCACGCGCCAGGCTCACCGATGTTGTTGCTGCCCTGCCCCACGGACTCGACACCATGATCGGCGATGCCGGCGAAGGCCTCTCGGGCGGCCAGATCCAGCGCCTCGCGCTGGCCCGCGCCTTTCTCAAGGACGCGCCCTTGCTGGTGCTCGATGAGGCGACAGCCCATCTCGATCTCGAAACCGAAGCCGAGCTGACCGAGGCGATCGCCGCGCTCGCGCGCGGTCGCACCACGATCATTATCGCGCACCGGCTCGCCACCGTCCGCCGCGCTGACCGAATTCTGGTGCTCGAAGACGGTCGCATCGTCGAATCCGGCACCCATGCCGAGCTGCTGGCGCGAGCAGGCGTCTATGCGGCGCTGATCGGGCCCGGAGGGCCTGGCGCCGCGCGATCCGTACCGGAACCGGGGGCTGCATGCGCAACCTGA
- a CDS encoding CBS domain-containing protein, which produces MDIKDIMTVAPTTVGPETTIADAGRVMLDRHLSALPVIDRDGRLLGIVTDGDLLRRPELDTAPEIGWWRGFLTPETSARAFVRTRGRHVGEIMTESVVTVAETTRLVDAVAVMEERRIKQLPVVNDGLLVGLLSRRDILTALLDRLIVANDGAMTDEAIATMIRTAIARSNWAPRGTVTVRVVAGVASLGGTVFSEAERNALRVLAENTAGVKSVHDDLALIDPIAGVAYGLG; this is translated from the coding sequence ATGGACATCAAGGATATCATGACTGTTGCGCCCACCACCGTGGGTCCGGAGACCACGATCGCCGATGCGGGGCGCGTCATGCTCGACCGGCATTTATCGGCCCTGCCGGTGATCGACCGCGACGGGCGGTTGCTCGGCATCGTGACCGATGGCGATCTGCTGCGCCGCCCGGAACTGGACACCGCGCCGGAAATCGGCTGGTGGCGCGGCTTTCTGACCCCTGAAACCTCGGCCCGCGCTTTCGTTCGCACCAGGGGGCGGCATGTCGGCGAGATTATGACCGAATCGGTCGTCACGGTCGCCGAGACGACCCGTCTGGTCGATGCGGTCGCCGTGATGGAGGAGCGCCGGATCAAACAACTGCCCGTGGTCAATGATGGCCTGCTGGTCGGCCTGCTTTCGCGGCGCGACATTCTCACCGCCCTGCTCGATCGGCTGATCGTTGCCAATGACGGCGCGATGACGGACGAGGCGATCGCGACCATGATCCGCACCGCCATCGCGCGGTCGAACTGGGCCCCCAGGGGCACTGTGACGGTGAGGGTCGTGGCCGGGGTCGCATCGCTCGGCGGCACCGTGTTCAGCGAGGCCGAACGCAATGCTCTGCGGGTGCTGGCGGAGAATACCGCCGGGGTCAAAAGCGTCCATGACGATCTCGCGCTGATCGACCCGATCGCCGGCGTTGCCTATGGGCTCGGCTGA
- a CDS encoding helix-turn-helix domain-containing protein, whose protein sequence is MDHTTEIAIPAAPHDPEDVPTTREALESGQNARLIRQTRTKLNLSQPEFATRYRIPLETLRDWEQARVTPPDFAVAYMQVIVHRHSTADEVLAS, encoded by the coding sequence ATGGACCACACCACCGAAATCGCCATCCCCGCCGCCCCCCACGACCCCGAAGACGTCCCCACCACCCGGGAAGCCCTCGAAAGCGGCCAAAACGCCCGCCTGATCCGCCAAACCCGCACCAAACTCAACCTATCCCAACCCGAATTCGCCACCCGCTACCGCATCCCCCTCGAAACCCTCCGGGACTGGGAACAAGCCCGCGTAACGCCTCCCGACTTTGCCGTGGCTTACATGCAGGTCATCGTTCACCGTCACTCGACGGCTGATGAGGTGTTAGCGTCATAG
- a CDS encoding ORC-CDC6 family AAA ATPase has protein sequence MTDFFFRTEDIKPEDVYGYFVENPQDRQLIDALKNRNPTILVGSRGVGKSFLLRVAQKELTNKFATDRVFPVYLSFVRSSLLQSSDPEQFKHWMLAKISSAIVRSLQKAGLIAHLPKSAEQLAGSSVSDSGPTVIEAIVEKYENSWTNVGVPIDKNNIPSLDKIKESLEDLADELDIRRFCLLIDEAAHIFVPEQQRQFFTLFRDFRSHCITCNAAVYPGVTSFGDTFQPAHDATMLSIDRDVLAADYVNNMREIVEKQADAATLKNIASNGRNFAILAYAASGNPRLLLKTLAASPKVNSAQVNETVREFYRSDIWSEHSVLAAKYTGHKDVIDWGRSFIENQVLPDIKNKNDSYLAADKNTSAYLWIHRDAPASVKESLRVLSYTGILSEQASGIKASRGEIGTRYFLNLGCLFSLEAAPAATAYNVARGLTPKRMTEFGANHPAYKSLVDLLDNAPSQVGGYALSEQLAKSIAVLDISEWQRGKLEELNLNTIGDVLAATEEKLKEATYVGNARARRMRNAAVAAVLEYLSG, from the coding sequence ATGACCGACTTCTTTTTTCGCACTGAGGATATAAAGCCGGAAGACGTTTATGGCTATTTTGTGGAGAACCCGCAAGATAGACAGCTTATAGACGCCCTGAAAAATCGAAACCCCACTATCTTGGTTGGTAGCAGAGGGGTTGGTAAATCATTTCTACTGAGAGTTGCTCAAAAAGAACTTACAAATAAATTTGCAACGGACCGTGTTTTTCCTGTGTATTTAAGTTTTGTTCGAAGTTCTTTACTGCAATCCAGCGACCCGGAACAATTCAAACACTGGATGTTGGCAAAAATAAGTTCAGCCATTGTCAGGTCACTTCAGAAAGCTGGCCTGATAGCTCATTTGCCGAAAAGCGCAGAGCAACTTGCGGGTAGTTCCGTTTCGGACTCAGGCCCAACGGTTATCGAAGCTATCGTAGAAAAATACGAAAACTCTTGGACAAACGTTGGAGTGCCGATTGACAAAAACAATATTCCCAGTCTCGATAAAATAAAGGAATCTTTAGAAGATTTAGCTGACGAATTAGATATACGGCGGTTTTGTCTTCTGATCGACGAGGCTGCTCATATATTTGTTCCTGAACAACAGAGACAGTTTTTTACGCTTTTCCGTGACTTTAGAAGTCACTGCATAACGTGCAACGCGGCTGTTTACCCTGGCGTGACTAGTTTTGGCGACACTTTTCAGCCGGCTCATGATGCAACGATGTTATCAATTGACAGGGATGTCTTGGCTGCGGATTATGTAAATAATATGCGTGAAATTGTTGAAAAGCAGGCTGATGCCGCAACGCTAAAAAATATAGCGTCTAACGGGCGGAATTTCGCAATTTTAGCATACGCAGCGTCGGGAAACCCGCGTCTTTTGCTGAAAACCTTAGCAGCATCACCAAAAGTAAATTCGGCCCAAGTCAACGAGACCGTACGTGAATTTTACAGGTCAGATATTTGGTCTGAACATTCGGTACTGGCAGCTAAATACACCGGCCACAAAGACGTTATCGACTGGGGGCGTTCATTTATCGAAAATCAAGTATTACCTGATATCAAGAACAAAAATGATTCATACCTTGCGGCCGATAAAAATACGAGTGCCTATCTATGGATTCATCGTGATGCTCCAGCTTCGGTAAAGGAAAGCCTTCGCGTTTTGTCCTACACCGGCATTTTGAGTGAACAAGCATCAGGTATTAAAGCAAGCCGTGGCGAAATCGGTACGCGTTACTTTCTTAATTTGGGTTGCCTCTTTTCGCTTGAAGCCGCTCCGGCTGCGACGGCATACAACGTGGCAAGAGGATTAACTCCCAAAAGAATGACTGAGTTCGGCGCGAACCATCCTGCATATAAATCGTTAGTGGATTTATTGGACAACGCTCCGTCTCAAGTAGGCGGATATGCTCTTAGCGAACAACTTGCGAAGTCAATTGCAGTTCTAGATATTTCTGAATGGCAGCGGGGCAAACTGGAAGAGCTGAATTTAAACACAATTGGAGATGTTTTGGCCGCAACAGAGGAAAAACTGAAAGAAGCAACTTATGTTGGCAATGCCCGCGCGAGGCGTATGCGCAACGCGGCTGTCGCGGCTGTTCTTGAGTATCTCTCTGGCTAA
- a CDS encoding IS4 family transposase yields the protein MGIAASKKRDGGRLKDIRAFIDELYAHDLHAKRVDSLSAATLGVMTGASLAVAMIGQALAQARGLVTKHAIKQVDRMLSNESIDVWESFARWVPHLVGSQTDIVVAMDWTDFDGDDQATLALNLVSKHGRAMPLLWLSMWKEELKDQRNAIEDTCLRRLSEVVPPGCRVTILADRGFGDHKLFAYLTELGFAYIIRFRGNIHVTDAAGETRTAADWVGKSGRARKLRGARVTASHAYQVGAVVCVHARDMKEPWCLASSDAVASAGTLIKQYSRRWTIEPSFRDVKDLRFGMGMAEIRIAEPERRDRLLLISAFAMALLTMLGTAGESLGMDRQLKSNTSKTRSHSLFRQGCMLYELIPNMPKHRLLPLMRRFTEMLRSSGIFGNSMPAT from the coding sequence ATGGGAATTGCAGCATCGAAAAAGCGTGATGGTGGGCGGTTGAAGGACATCCGCGCATTCATTGACGAGTTGTATGCCCACGATCTCCACGCCAAACGCGTTGACTCCCTGTCTGCTGCGACACTGGGCGTGATGACCGGCGCGTCGCTCGCCGTCGCGATGATCGGTCAGGCGTTGGCACAGGCGCGCGGGCTGGTGACCAAGCACGCGATCAAGCAGGTTGATCGCATGCTCAGTAACGAGAGTATCGACGTCTGGGAAAGCTTCGCCCGTTGGGTACCGCATCTGGTGGGTTCGCAGACCGACATCGTCGTTGCCATGGACTGGACGGATTTCGACGGCGACGATCAGGCAACGTTGGCGCTCAACCTGGTGAGCAAGCATGGCCGGGCGATGCCTCTGTTGTGGCTGTCGATGTGGAAAGAGGAATTGAAAGATCAGCGCAACGCCATCGAGGATACTTGCCTGCGCCGCCTGTCGGAGGTTGTCCCGCCCGGCTGCCGCGTGACCATCCTGGCCGACCGCGGCTTCGGTGACCACAAGCTGTTCGCGTATCTTACGGAGCTTGGCTTTGCCTATATCATTCGCTTCCGCGGCAACATCCATGTCACCGATGCCGCAGGCGAGACGCGAACCGCGGCGGACTGGGTCGGCAAATCGGGCCGGGCGCGCAAACTGCGTGGTGCGCGCGTCACCGCCTCGCACGCCTATCAGGTCGGTGCCGTGGTGTGCGTACATGCGCGTGACATGAAGGAGCCGTGGTGCCTGGCGAGCAGTGACGCCGTGGCGTCTGCAGGGACATTGATCAAGCAATATTCCCGGCGCTGGACGATCGAACCCAGCTTCAGGGACGTCAAGGATTTGCGTTTTGGGATGGGGATGGCTGAGATCCGCATCGCCGAACCAGAGCGGCGCGATCGGCTGCTGCTCATCAGCGCGTTTGCGATGGCGCTGCTGACCATGCTCGGGACGGCAGGCGAGAGCCTGGGAATGGATCGACAGCTCAAGTCCAACACTTCGAAGACCCGCTCACACTCGTTGTTCCGTCAGGGGTGCATGCTCTATGAATTGATCCCGAACATGCCGAAGCACCGGCTACTGCCCCTGATGCGGCGGTTCACGGAAATGCTGCGCAGCAGCGGCATATTCGGCAATTCCATGCCGGCTACGTAA
- a CDS encoding DksA/TraR family C4-type zinc finger protein: MANGWAPDGAVQDQIDDTVKDEIMRARARMPSGAGQATCVECGEEIPQARRNAVPGVRTCIDCQSAADRRPVTIGFNRRGSKDSQLK, encoded by the coding sequence ATGGCGAATGGTTGGGCTCCGGATGGGGCGGTTCAGGATCAGATCGACGATACGGTGAAAGACGAGATCATGCGGGCGCGGGCACGGATGCCCAGCGGTGCGGGGCAGGCGACCTGCGTGGAATGCGGCGAGGAGATTCCGCAGGCGCGGCGCAACGCGGTGCCCGGGGTACGGACCTGCATCGACTGCCAGTCCGCCGCCGACCGACGCCCGGTGACGATTGGCTTCAACCGGCGCGGGAGTAAGGATAGTCAGCTTAAGTAG
- the rnd gene encoding ribonuclease D, translating to MKPQATFADPVLITTTAALAALCERLATEAYVTVDTEFMRERTYFPELCVVQLGGARDVAVIDAQAPALDLAPLGALFANPGVVKVFHACRQDIEIFLLKFGAVPTPIFDTQVAAMVAGFGDQVGYDTLVSSLAGGSIDKAHRFSDWQARPLSPAQITYAAADVTWLRLVYEALRERLVRESRIDWVAEEAAILNEPGTYRTDPADAWRRLKLRGANRRQLAIVQAIAAWREREAMRINIPRQRVIKDEQIPELAALAPTDAEGLTRVRGITRGFAEGKSGQALLAVIATARALPERDLPQLPRVNDAAKPSPALVALLKVLLTERANANHVAARLIASGDDIDTLAGDTPANLPCLTGWRADVFGTDALRLKAGKIALAAKGRRVEVIEIG from the coding sequence ATGAAGCCGCAAGCAACCTTTGCCGACCCCGTCCTGATCACCACCACCGCCGCCCTCGCTGCCCTGTGCGAGCGGCTCGCGACCGAGGCTTATGTGACGGTCGATACCGAGTTCATGCGCGAGCGCACCTATTTCCCGGAACTCTGCGTCGTTCAGCTCGGCGGGGCGCGGGACGTTGCGGTGATCGACGCGCAGGCCCCGGCGCTCGACCTCGCCCCGCTCGGCGCGCTGTTCGCCAACCCTGGCGTCGTCAAGGTGTTTCACGCCTGCCGCCAGGATATCGAAATCTTTCTGCTGAAATTCGGCGCTGTGCCGACGCCGATTTTCGACACCCAGGTGGCCGCCATGGTCGCGGGGTTCGGCGATCAGGTCGGGTATGACACGCTGGTGTCGTCTCTTGCCGGGGGCAGTATCGACAAGGCGCACCGGTTTTCGGACTGGCAGGCGAGGCCGCTTTCGCCCGCGCAGATCACCTATGCCGCCGCGGACGTGACCTGGCTTCGTCTGGTTTATGAAGCCCTGCGCGAGCGGCTCGTTCGGGAATCGCGGATCGACTGGGTCGCCGAGGAAGCGGCCATTCTCAACGAGCCCGGCACCTACCGCACCGACCCCGCCGATGCGTGGCGCCGCCTGAAACTGCGCGGGGCCAACCGGCGGCAGCTTGCCATCGTGCAGGCGATCGCCGCGTGGCGCGAGCGGGAGGCGATGCGGATCAACATCCCCCGCCAGCGCGTGATCAAGGACGAACAGATCCCTGAACTTGCTGCCCTCGCGCCCACGGATGCCGAGGGTCTCACGCGGGTGCGCGGCATTACCCGTGGCTTTGCCGAGGGAAAATCGGGGCAGGCGCTGCTCGCGGTGATTGCGACCGCCCGCGCTTTGCCGGAACGCGACCTGCCGCAGCTTCCTCGCGTCAATGATGCTGCCAAACCCTCGCCCGCATTGGTCGCGCTGCTCAAGGTGCTGCTGACCGAACGGGCGAATGCCAATCACGTCGCCGCACGCCTCATCGCCTCGGGCGACGATATCGACACGCTCGCGGGGGACACGCCCGCCAACCTCCCCTGCCTGACCGGCTGGCGCGCCGACGTGTTCGGGACCGACGCCCTCCGGCTCAAGGCCGGGAAAATCGCCCTCGCGGCGAAGGGGCGGCGGGTTGAGGTTATCGAGATTGGGTGA
- the aspS gene encoding aspartate--tRNA ligase, translated as MHEYRTHTCGALRAADAGITARLSGWVNVKRDHGGLLFIDLRDHFGIIQCVIPNGSAVFDLAEATRVESVVTVTGTVVARDAATINPRLPTGEIEVQVEDFVVQSAADVLPIQVAGDAQFPEDLRLRYRFLDLRREKLHRNIMLRANVISWLRREMTARGFTEFTTPILTASSPEGARDFLVPSRLHPGQFYALPQAPQQFKQLLMVAGFDRYFQIAPCFRDEASRADRAPGEFYQLDFEMSFVDQEEVFATIEPVLGGLFKEFSGGRSVSDWPFPRIAYDEAVLKYGSDKPDLRNPLLITDVTESFRDSGFGLFAKIVAGGGVVRAIPAPGAGSNPRSFFDKLNEWARAEGAGGLGYIVFDADGAKGPIAKNLEPGRAEAIREAVGLQPGDAVFFAAGPRETAAKFAGAVRTKLGTDLGLISAESFEFCWIVDFPMFERDEETQAIGFSHNPFSMPQGGLDALNTKDPLTIKAFQYDIVVNGVELCSGAIRNHKPEIMLRAFEIAGYGPEVVEARFGGMLNAFRYGAPPHGGAAPGIDRMVMLLADEPNLREVITFPLNQQGQDLMMGAPAPVDQARLKELSLALALPPRKPG; from the coding sequence ATGCACGAATATCGCACCCATACCTGCGGCGCCCTGCGCGCGGCCGATGCCGGCATCACGGCCCGCCTGTCCGGCTGGGTCAACGTCAAACGCGATCATGGCGGCCTGCTGTTCATCGACCTGCGCGATCATTTCGGCATCATCCAATGCGTGATCCCGAACGGCTCGGCCGTGTTCGACCTCGCCGAAGCCACCCGGGTCGAAAGCGTGGTGACCGTCACCGGCACCGTCGTGGCGCGCGATGCCGCGACCATCAACCCGCGCCTGCCGACCGGCGAAATCGAAGTGCAGGTCGAGGATTTCGTGGTGCAATCCGCCGCCGACGTGCTGCCGATCCAGGTGGCCGGAGATGCCCAGTTCCCCGAAGATCTCCGGCTGCGCTATCGCTTCCTCGACCTGCGGCGCGAAAAACTGCACCGCAACATCATGCTGCGCGCCAACGTGATTTCGTGGCTGCGCCGGGAAATGACCGCGCGCGGCTTCACCGAATTCACCACCCCGATCCTCACCGCCTCGTCACCCGAAGGCGCGCGCGATTTTCTGGTGCCCTCGCGCCTCCATCCCGGCCAGTTCTACGCCCTGCCCCAGGCCCCGCAGCAGTTCAAGCAATTGCTGATGGTCGCCGGGTTCGACCGCTATTTCCAGATCGCCCCGTGTTTCCGCGATGAAGCCAGCCGCGCCGACCGCGCCCCCGGCGAATTCTACCAGCTCGATTTCGAGATGAGCTTCGTCGATCAGGAAGAGGTGTTCGCAACCATCGAACCCGTGCTCGGCGGCTTGTTCAAGGAGTTTTCGGGCGGGCGGTCGGTCAGCGACTGGCCGTTCCCCCGCATCGCCTATGACGAGGCCGTGCTGAAATACGGCTCGGACAAGCCCGACCTGCGCAACCCGCTGCTGATCACGGACGTGACGGAGTCGTTCCGCGACTCCGGCTTCGGCCTGTTCGCCAAAATCGTGGCGGGCGGCGGTGTGGTGCGCGCGATCCCCGCACCGGGCGCCGGATCGAACCCCCGCAGCTTTTTCGACAAGCTCAACGAGTGGGCACGCGCCGAGGGAGCGGGTGGATTGGGCTATATCGTGTTCGACGCCGATGGCGCGAAAGGCCCGATTGCAAAAAATCTCGAACCCGGCCGCGCCGAGGCGATCCGCGAGGCCGTGGGCCTGCAACCGGGCGATGCGGTGTTCTTCGCCGCCGGCCCGCGTGAGACCGCGGCCAAATTCGCCGGTGCCGTGCGGACCAAACTCGGCACCGATCTCGGCCTGATCAGTGCTGAGTCGTTCGAATTCTGCTGGATCGTGGATTTCCCGATGTTCGAGCGGGACGAGGAAACCCAGGCGATCGGCTTCAGCCACAACCCGTTCTCGATGCCCCAGGGCGGGCTCGACGCCCTCAACACAAAGGACCCGCTCACGATCAAGGCGTTCCAATACGACATCGTGGTCAACGGGGTCGAACTCTGTTCGGGCGCCATTCGCAACCACAAGCCCGAAATCATGCTGCGCGCCTTCGAAATCGCCGGCTACGGACCCGAAGTGGTCGAAGCCCGGTTCGGCGGCATGCTCAATGCCTTCCGCTACGGCGCCCCGCCGCATGGCGGCGCCGCACCCGGCATCGACCGCATGGTGATGCTGCTCGCCGACGAGCCCAATCTGCGCGAGGTCATCACATTTCCGCTCAACCAACAGGGTCAGGACCTGATGATGGGCGCTCCCGCACCGGTCGATCAGGCGCGGCTGAAGGAGCTTTCCCTCGCCCTGGCGCTGCCCCCCCGCAAGCCGGGCTGA
- a CDS encoding hemolysin family protein, which yields MQTIAEIGLLIFLILLNAGFSLAEMALVSSRRAALALMAQKHMRGALRARALADSPERFLPTVQIGITAIGVLTGVVGGAQLAVRLAPVLAGIPVLAPVAGSVALVVTVFTVTFLTLVFGELVPKQLALRNAERIACLVAWPLDMFARIAGPLVLLLRVTSSAVLRAFGPMDRHHRAVSEEELKAILAEGTESGMLEHEERDMMERVMRLADKPIRAIMTPRQDIAWLDRTAPRGQVITALKSAPHSRFVVCDRSIDNVVGIVQAKDILDRILDGKDIGLAASLRQPLVVPDAISALDALERLKADPLGVAFVLDEYGSFEGMVTVGDLLEAIVGDHDEPIHSEGGTEPADSFDLDGLEPVDEVAHRLKLHDLPAEGSYHTLGGFLLALLRRVPREGDAIVFGGWRFEVLGMNGRRVERVRISRDPTATP from the coding sequence ATGCAAACGATTGCCGAAATTGGCCTTTTGATCTTTCTGATCCTGCTCAACGCCGGATTCTCCCTTGCCGAGATGGCGCTGGTCTCGTCGCGCAGGGCGGCTTTGGCGCTGATGGCTCAAAAACACATGCGTGGTGCCCTCCGCGCGCGGGCCCTCGCGGATTCCCCCGAGCGGTTCCTGCCCACGGTGCAGATCGGGATCACCGCGATCGGGGTGCTGACCGGCGTGGTCGGCGGGGCGCAGCTCGCGGTCAGGCTCGCGCCGGTGCTGGCCGGTATCCCGGTTCTGGCACCCGTCGCGGGCAGCGTGGCGCTGGTGGTCACGGTGTTCACCGTCACCTTCCTGACCCTCGTGTTCGGGGAACTGGTGCCCAAGCAGCTCGCGCTCCGCAATGCGGAGCGGATCGCCTGCCTGGTCGCCTGGCCGCTCGACATGTTCGCCCGGATCGCGGGGCCGCTGGTGCTGCTGCTCCGCGTCACCTCCAGCGCCGTCCTTCGCGCCTTCGGCCCGATGGATCGCCATCACCGGGCGGTCAGCGAGGAGGAACTCAAGGCGATCCTCGCCGAGGGCACCGAATCGGGCATGCTCGAACACGAGGAGCGCGACATGATGGAACGGGTCATGCGCCTTGCCGACAAGCCGATCCGCGCGATCATGACCCCGCGCCAGGACATCGCCTGGCTCGACCGCACCGCCCCGCGCGGACAGGTCATCACCGCCCTGAAATCGGCCCCGCATTCGCGCTTCGTGGTGTGCGACCGCAGCATCGACAATGTCGTCGGCATCGTTCAGGCCAAGGACATCCTCGATCGCATTCTCGACGGCAAGGATATCGGGCTCGCCGCCAGCCTGCGCCAGCCTCTGGTCGTGCCGGATGCGATCTCGGCGCTCGATGCGCTGGAGCGGTTGAAGGCCGATCCGCTCGGTGTCGCTTTCGTATTGGACGAATACGGCAGTTTCGAGGGCATGGTCACGGTGGGCGACCTGCTGGAGGCGATCGTGGGGGATCACGACGAACCGATCCATTCCGAGGGCGGCACCGAACCCGCCGACAGTTTCGATCTCGACGGGCTGGAACCGGTGGACGAGGTCGCGCATCGCCTCAAGCTGCACGACCTGCCGGCGGAAGGGTCGTATCACACGCTCGGCGGATTCCTGCTCGCCTTGCTGCGGCGGGTTCCGCGCGAGGGCGACGCGATCGTTTTCGGGGGCTGGCGTTTCGAGGTTCTCGGCATGAATGGCCGCCGGGTCGAACGGGTGCGGATCAGCCGCGATCCGACCGCCACGCCCTGA